The following is a genomic window from Bacteroidia bacterium.
ATTGCCAAGATAATTGCTCCAGACGTTTTCAATCCACACCGTATGGCCGAGCACTTCAGGACATTGGTCGAAGCCGGAGACATCGGCATTACGGCCGCGGATGCGTTCCGCATGGCTACTGAGTACGTCGGTTATGATGGATGGCATATCGAGAACGGAGATGGGGACGTCGCTGTTGCGTCGTACGTTGGCGAGCAGGAGCAGCGCATCGATGATACCCTGCATCTTTTTTCCCGCTCCGGAGATGAACGAGAGGTGTTCGCGCACCTCTTCATCACTGAGCAGGTCTCTGAGGTTTTGAAGAGAATCGCTGAAGCCGATGACTACCGACAACGGTGCGCGGAGGTCGTGTGCTACCGTGTGCGCAAAGGCATCCAGTTCGGCATTGCCCGCTTCAAGTTCTTCTGCGTAGCGTTTGAGTTCCAGCTCCGCGAGTTTACGGGCGGAGATGTCCCGGAACACGACGAGGCGTCCTCGCTGTCGGTTTTTTTTACCGTGCAACGTAGAGACCCTGACATCATACCAGTATTGCTCTTCGATGCATACTTCCGCCTGTGCTTCCGCCGCATCACGGAATTCGTCCAGCACGTCCGCAGGAATGGCGGAGAGCTGATCGATTCGCATGCCGATAATCGGACGATCGTCGCGTTGCAGCACCGCAAGAGCGGCGGGATTGACGTCCACGACACGATCGAAAGCGTCCAACACGAGTACACCGTCGGTCATACGCTCGATGGTAGTACTCCGCGCCACGGGAACGATGTCCAGCATGTGGTAACGGAACATGCCCAAAGCGACCGCTATTCCGCTCAACGCAAAGGCTATCGGTGTCAAATCCTGATCAGCCCAACGGACCAGCCGCGTGATGTAGAGCACATTCCCAAGCCACGGCAGCGACATCGCGAGCAAAAGAAGGGCGATTTGCATACGGTACAATTGCTCCGAGCGCACGACAGCCCGGAACAGCAGCACCGTCCCAAGAAACAGGTGCAGATATATCCAGCCAACGGCTAGCCAGAACACCGGGCCATGTTCATAGCGAACCAGCAGATTGGGTTCCGATTGAAAGGGTAGAACCTGCGGCCAGACCAGACCGTGCTGTTCGTTCGTCGCGGTGAGGAGCATCAACACGACGGGGACAATCCACAGCAGTATCGAACGTCTCCCGATCCATCGTGATTCAGGATGTGCGTATGAGAGCGCAAAGAGCAGCCACAACTGCGGTATGGAGAGGATGCCGAGATAGGAAATTTTGGACCAGAGGATTTTGAGCCAGATGGTCTGACTGAGGAATTCGAAGGTGTTCGTCAGAGCCCAGAAACCCACCGCACACATCAGCAGGGTAAAATGCAGACCGCCCGGTGCGGTACGTCTCCGGTACACGTACATCGCGACGCCGAAGGAAATGATAGCCGCAGCGGCGGATATCAACAGATAGGGCGTGTAGTGCCAGTCGGCCAACGCCCGGGTGGCGGTGGTCACAGTAGCGGTATCGTACGGAGCGTGAAGGATCATGCGTCGTCGTTACATCCGATCAGATACAGGCGTGCATCGAAGGTCAGTCTCTCAGCTTGAGCAACCTCTCGCCGAAAACATACAGAAAGGGACGATGGAAACGAAATGCTGATGTATCGGCTGGTGCATCTGAGGATCCAGCTTCTCGCAATCATCGCGATTAGGTGCACAGGATGTTGTTCAGCACCCGGAGGTTTGCATAGCAGCATCACAACCCCCGCGCGGGTCATGGTTTTTCGGGATTTTTCTGCACTGTCGCGATGGAAATCGTCCGGTTATGCTCACGCCCGGCCAGCACGTGCGGACACATCCTGCGCGTGTTCCGTTGTCTCACCGCAGCACGACATACCCATACGGAGGAAGACGGAACTCGGCGCGTACACCTCGCAGGGAGAATTGCCCTCGCGAAAGTAATTGTTCGCCTTTCAGTGAACCGGGAAGGACCGTGCTTACCTTCGCCTCTTTCGCAGAACAGTTCACCGCTACGACGACCACTTCACTCCCCAGTCTGCGTGCGAACAGCAGAACGGGCGTCGCTTCCTTGGGGGTCAAGGCGAGCAGTTCACCCCTTCTGGCGGCGTCATGCTCACGCCGTATGCTGTAGAGACTGCGGTAGAGATCCCTGAAACCGTGCTCATCCTTGCTCCAGTCGATCAGCACGCGCTCGAAGAGATCGAGGGAGGAAAGATTTCCCGTTTCCTGTCCGTTATACAGTAATGGAACACCCGGCAGCAGAGTCGTGATCACCGCCGCAGCCCGTGCGGCGGCAGGTCCGAACCATTGCGCAGCCGGGGCGTCGTACATGTCCTTGTCGTGATTGGAGGAAAAGCGCAGGCGGAGCGCCCCTTTCGGATAGCGCCAGGTCTCGGCCCGCAGCGAAAAATGAACGTCCTCGGGATTTAGGTCGCCATTCAACAGCGGTCGCAATATATCGTAGGTGTTCCAGGCGTATGTCATATCGAAGGCGTTGACATGCAGCTTCGGATCGGCGCCTTCCGCCAGCATCATGACGGGTTTGACGGCACGGAGAGCCGCGATGGCTTCCACCCAGAAATCATGCGGTACGAGTTCGGCCACATCGCAACGGAAGCCGTCGATGCCGACGTCGCGCACCCAAAAGAGCATCATGTCCTTCATCCATTGGCGAAGTGCCGGTTGCGTATAATCAAGATCGGCGACGTCGTGCCAATCCTCATTCGGAGAAACGATGTCGCCCTCGGCGTTGCGTGTGAACCACTCGGGATGTTGCCTGATCAGCACATTATCCCAGGATGTGTGATTCGCCACCAAATCGATGATGATGCGCATACCGTTTGCGTGCGCCGATCGTACCAGTGAGCGGAAATCCTCCATACTTCCGAATTCCGGATTGACCGCGTGAAAATCCCTAACCGCATAAGGACTTCCGAGGCTGCCCTTCCGCCGCTCCTCGCCGATCGGATGAATCGGCATCATCCACAGCACGGTAACACCGAGATCTTTCAATTCCGGTAGTCGTCGTTCGATGGCCTTGAAGCTCCCCTCGCGTGAGAAGGAGCGTGGATACACTTCATAGATAACCGCATCGCGCACCCAGTCGGCGCTGCGCACCGGCTCGGCATTCACATACTCGCCACGCATGAGCTCCTCCTCCGATTCGTATTCCATCAACGAGACGGAGCCGACAAGACCGCCAGGTCCCGCCAGATCTTCGATTCGCAGAACCAGCACATTGCCCTTTTCCAGCAGCTTTCCCGTGACGTCAATAAAAAAGCGCTGTCCGTAGCCCGCGTGTGTGCCGATTCGTGCCCCGTTCAACCACAATTCGGCATTGTCGTCCACCGCGTCTATCACGAGCGCGGTCTTTGTGCCGGCAAGTTCTTCGGCATCAAAGCGCTGCACATACCACCCAAAGCCGTCGTAGGACGAAAACTCCCTGTGCTGATCCCAACTGCCGGGGACTGCGAGCGTCATCCACGACGTGTGATCGCTCGCCGGATCGAACCAGCGCTCCGTGAACCCGACATTTTCACCATCCACACGGAAATGCCAGGTGCCGTCGAGAGAAAGCGTCCGGGGGAGGTCGCGACGTTCGTTGTCCGTACCGCCGCAAGCGGAGAGAAAGAGGAAGAGGGAAAGCACAGTAATACGAGGCAGAGTAGAGCAGAAACAGCGACCGTTGGGCATGTCATTCTCCCCCTATACCTGAAGCATGATCTCGTCGAGGGATTTCCTTCGCAAATTGGGGACTTCCGCATCTTCGGCGGCATAACCGACCGGGATGAGCACATACGGACGTTCGTTTTTCGGCCGGCCCAGAATTTCGTTAAGAAAATTCATCGGATTCGGCGTATGCGTCAGCGTAGCGAGTCCTGCATGGTGCAGGGCGGAGAGAAGAATGCCGACAGCAATTCCGACGGATTCGGTGACGTAGTAATGCTTCGTTCGCATCGGTGGACCGCCGATGGTGTTCAGCCCTACATCCTCGTAGGAAATCTGGAACACGACGATGAGGTAGGGAGCAGTGCTGAGGTACTCCTTTTTCCAATCCGTTCCCAAGGGCGCGAGCGCCTGTTTCCATTCTGTTGGAAAGCGACGCTCGTAATTCTCCTTTTCTTCCCGCTCAGCCGCGATACGAATTTTTCGTCTGATGTCCGCATCGGACACAACAACGAATCGCCAGGGTTGTTGATTTGCTCCCGAGGGCGACGATCCAGCAGCTTTGATACAGGTGGTGATGATGTCAAGCGGGACCGGGTCGGGTGAGAAGTGCCGCACCGACCGCCTTGTGCGCATGCGGTCGTAAAACGCTTCGGCGGCGGCACGCTGCGTATCCTCGGAGAGGCGCGGATAGTCAAGTGGGATAAAAGATGTGCTCATACTGTTCTCCTGTAATTCAGTCGCCAAAGCTGATGCCGAGATCCCGTGCGGTGAGGATGGTGTCGCAGTCCAGTGGAACGACCTTCATACGGCTGGTGGCCTGTTTGAGAGGGACGTAGCGCACCGTCGGAGGATCCAACGCGACCATGATGCCGTTCTCGCCCGCCTCGAGCGCACGCACCGCAGCTGCTCCGAAACGCAGTGAGAGCAGACGATCAAACGTGGTAGGTGTACCGCCGCGCTGAAGATGTCCCAGAACGACATGCCGTGCCTCCTGCCCGGTGAGTTGCTGCAGCTGCTTCGCTACTGCTTCGCCGATGCCACCGAGGCGCTCGGCACGGCCTGTTTCATGCTCGAGGACAAGACGTTCGCCGTCGCGGGGACGTGCGCCTTCCGCGACAACGACGATGGAGAAATTTTTTCCAACGGCAACGCGCTCCTGCGTTTTCGCGGCGACCTTGTGGATGTCATAGGGAATTTCAGGAATAAGAATCGCATCCGCGGTTCCAGCTACACCGGAATTGAGTGCTATCCAACCGGCATAGCGCCCCATGACTTCCACGACCATGATGCGGCGGTGCGCCTCGGCGGTGGAATGCAGTCTGTCGAGACAATCGGTCGCGAAAGAGACGGCCGTATCGAAACCGAACGTCGCCACCGTTTTATCAAGATCGTTGTCAATGGTTTTCGGGACACCGACGATGCGAAGCCCTTTTTCGAAGAGCGCTTGTGCGATACTCAGCGATCCATCGCCACCAATGGCGACCACTGCGTCAATGCGGGCTTTGCGGCACGCACGAATGATTTCACTGCTCCGATCAATAGTACGGATACTTCCGTCTTTCATCGTCACCGGATACTCCAGAGGATTGCCCTTGTTGGTCGTACCCAGGATGGTGCCGCCCAGATGCGTGATACCACGAACAGTCTGTGCATTGAGGGGGATCAGGCCTCCTTCAGGGAAATTCTCGGGCATGAGCAAGCCGTTGTACCCGTCGCGAATGCCGACCACCTCCCAGCCGCGCTGCAGAGCGCAGATGGTGACGGAGCGGATGACAGCGTTCAGTCCCGGGGCATCGCCACCTCCGGTATTGATAGCTATGCGACGAAGACGCGTGCCGACGCGTGGAGTTCGAGAGGTGCGTGTGTGAGCGGCCATGAAGAATCGTGATCATCCATTGTGTGTGGAAATGTTCTGGAAAATAGCATCCAGATCGACGGATGCCAAGTTCCGCCTTGTCCCGGGAGTTACGCTCGCTCTTCGCTTTTAATCAAGGCCAGCAGTTCCACAAACGATTTTGTCTGCAGAACGCGATCCACCACCCGATCAGATCTGAAGAGCTTGCCGACGTCCGCAAGAAGTTGCAGTTGTACTTTGAAGTCATCTTTGGGAGTGAGGATGAGCAAAACCACACGCG
Proteins encoded in this region:
- a CDS encoding nitroreductase family protein → MSTSFIPLDYPRLSEDTQRAAAEAFYDRMRTRRSVRHFSPDPVPLDIITTCIKAAGSSPSGANQQPWRFVVVSDADIRRKIRIAAEREEKENYERRFPTEWKQALAPLGTDWKKEYLSTAPYLIVVFQISYEDVGLNTIGGPPMRTKHYYVTESVGIAVGILLSALHHAGLATLTHTPNPMNFLNEILGRPKNERPYVLIPVGYAAEDAEVPNLRRKSLDEIMLQV
- a CDS encoding alpha-amylase family glycosyl hydrolase produces the protein MPNGRCFCSTLPRITVLSLFLFLSACGGTDNERRDLPRTLSLDGTWHFRVDGENVGFTERWFDPASDHTSWMTLAVPGSWDQHREFSSYDGFGWYVQRFDAEELAGTKTALVIDAVDDNAELWLNGARIGTHAGYGQRFFIDVTGKLLEKGNVLVLRIEDLAGPGGLVGSVSLMEYESEEELMRGEYVNAEPVRSADWVRDAVIYEVYPRSFSREGSFKAIERRLPELKDLGVTVLWMMPIHPIGEERRKGSLGSPYAVRDFHAVNPEFGSMEDFRSLVRSAHANGMRIIIDLVANHTSWDNVLIRQHPEWFTRNAEGDIVSPNEDWHDVADLDYTQPALRQWMKDMMLFWVRDVGIDGFRCDVAELVPHDFWVEAIAALRAVKPVMMLAEGADPKLHVNAFDMTYAWNTYDILRPLLNGDLNPEDVHFSLRAETWRYPKGALRLRFSSNHDKDMYDAPAAQWFGPAAARAAAVITTLLPGVPLLYNGQETGNLSSLDLFERVLIDWSKDEHGFRDLYRSLYSIRREHDAARRGELLALTPKEATPVLLFARRLGSEVVVVAVNCSAKEAKVSTVLPGSLKGEQLLSRGQFSLRGVRAEFRLPPYGYVVLR
- a CDS encoding ATP-dependent 6-phosphofructokinase — its product is MAAHTRTSRTPRVGTRLRRIAINTGGGDAPGLNAVIRSVTICALQRGWEVVGIRDGYNGLLMPENFPEGGLIPLNAQTVRGITHLGGTILGTTNKGNPLEYPVTMKDGSIRTIDRSSEIIRACRKARIDAVVAIGGDGSLSIAQALFEKGLRIVGVPKTIDNDLDKTVATFGFDTAVSFATDCLDRLHSTAEAHRRIMVVEVMGRYAGWIALNSGVAGTADAILIPEIPYDIHKVAAKTQERVAVGKNFSIVVVAEGARPRDGERLVLEHETGRAERLGGIGEAVAKQLQQLTGQEARHVVLGHLQRGGTPTTFDRLLSLRFGAAAVRALEAGENGIMVALDPPTVRYVPLKQATSRMKVVPLDCDTILTARDLGISFGD
- a CDS encoding ATP-binding protein yields the protein MILHAPYDTATVTTATRALADWHYTPYLLISAAAAIISFGVAMYVYRRRTAPGGLHFTLLMCAVGFWALTNTFEFLSQTIWLKILWSKISYLGILSIPQLWLLFALSYAHPESRWIGRRSILLWIVPVVLMLLTATNEQHGLVWPQVLPFQSEPNLLVRYEHGPVFWLAVGWIYLHLFLGTVLLFRAVVRSEQLYRMQIALLLLAMSLPWLGNVLYITRLVRWADQDLTPIAFALSGIAVALGMFRYHMLDIVPVARSTTIERMTDGVLVLDAFDRVVDVNPAALAVLQRDDRPIIGMRIDQLSAIPADVLDEFRDAAEAQAEVCIEEQYWYDVRVSTLHGKKNRQRGRLVVFRDISARKLAELELKRYAEELEAGNAELDAFAHTVAHDLRAPLSVVIGFSDSLQNLRDLLSDEEVREHLSFISGAGKKMQGIIDALLLLANVRRNSDVPISVLDMPSIITDVLSSHAERIRGRNADVSGFDQCPEVLGHTVWIENVWSNYLGNALKYGNTADGKRMEIRLGWDNVASPGSEGSMIRFWVRDNGKGLNEGERARLFTPFTRLHLDEAEGHGLGLSIVERIVKRLGGDVGVESTVGEGCLFWFTLPQADAASHPLS